The proteins below are encoded in one region of Lagenorhynchus albirostris chromosome 7, mLagAlb1.1, whole genome shotgun sequence:
- the LOC132523053 gene encoding disintegrin and metalloproteinase domain-containing protein 29-like produces the protein MRIILLLHWLGVFLSFSGHIRAEHPQYHSPPEVVIPLKVTHTGRSMKPPGRLSYSLHFGGQRHVFHMNIKKHLLSRHLPVFTYSDQGALLKDQPFVQNDCYYHGYVEGDPESLVALSTCSGGFRGLLQINDVVYEIKPMIFSTKFEHLVYKMDSEETQFPNMKSDFMQEETVHQFEFQETDNSILKQSHYDGWWIHSFFVEIALVVDNTLYNHYKRNVSKLQEDLFLIVNIVDSIYQVMGMKVLLFGMEIWTKRNQVEVDATRRSLGDFCNWKANTIDARMAHDTVHLFINKTLRGLTGLGYVAGMCRSRFSCAVVTFANKTLAILGIAVAHHIGHNLGMSHDNVLCVCSAGYYKCIMRHDNPPIAQFSNCSYSYFWGYSVQQAKCLQYTVYTKDMFSRKRCGNGVVEEGEECDCGSFQNCSKDACCLTNCSLSFGSTCAFGLCCKDCKFLPSGEICRKEVNECDLPEWCNGSSHMCPDDVYVEDGIPCNDNAYCYEKRCNDRNAQCRQIFGQKAKNANDSCYKQVNTQGDRFGNCGVEGPTYLKCSMLDSLCGRIQCDNVAEIPLLTEHSTVHGTRFNNATCWGTDYHIGMTIPDIGDVKDGTECGPEHVCIGRKCVHLSRLDSNCSPKFCNMRGICNNKHHCHCNYKWDPPNCLKQGNGGSVDSGPPPKRERIKKIYLALTCLILLLILLCCLLLLCMRKKRKEKKEEKPKQKTQTRHRK, from the coding sequence ATGAGGATCATACTCTTGCTACACTGGCTTGGGGTGTTTCTGTCTTTTTCAGGACACATCCGGGCTGAACACCCCCAATATCACAGTCCTCCAGAAGTGGTGATTCCCTTGAAGGTAACACACACTGGCAGAAGCATGAAGCCTCCAGGCCGGCTCTCTTACAGCCTGCATTTTGGGGGCCAGAGACACGTTTTCCACATGAATATCAAGAAGCATTTGctgtccagacacctcccagTGTTCACCTACTCAGACCAGGGCGCTCTCCTGAAGGACCAGCCTTTTGTCCAGAATGACTGCTACTACCATGGTTATGTGGAGGGGGACCCAGAATCCCTTGTTGCCCTCAGTACCTGTTCTGGTGGCTTTCGAGGATTATTACAGATAAACGATGTTGTTTATGAAATTAAGCCCATGATTTTCTCTACAAAATTTGAACACCTGGTATATAAAATGGACAGTGAGGAGACCCAATTCCCAAACATGAAATCTGATTTTATGCAAGAGGAAACTGTACACCAATTTGAGTTTCAAGAGACTGATAATTCTATTCTGAAACAAAGTCATTATGATGGCTGGTGGATCCATTCATTCTTTGTTGAAATTGCACTGGTGGTGGACAATACTCTATATAATCATTATAAAAGGAATGTCTCAAAGTTGCAGGAGGATCTATTTCTTATTGTAAATATAGTGGATTCCATTTATCAGGTAATGGGTATGAAGGTGTTATTGTTTGGTATGGAGATCTGGACTAAAAGAAACCAGGTTGAAGTGGATGCTACaaggaggtctctgggagatttttgcaaTTGGAAGGCTAATACCATTGATGCCCGCATGGCACATGATACTGTACATCTTTTTATAAATAAGACCTTGAGAGGATTAACTGGTTTAGGCTATGTTGCAGGAATGTGTAGGTCACGCTTTAGTTGTGCAGTTGTTACTTTTGCAAACAAAACCTTGGCCATTCTTGGAATTGCAGTAGCTCATCATATAGGTCATAATTTGGGTATGTCTCATGAtaatgtattgtgtgtgtgttctgcaggttattataaatgtataatgcGTCATGACAACCCACCAATAGCCCAATTTAGCAATTGTAGTTATTCTTATTTTTGGGGATATTCTGTACAGCAGGCAAAATGTTTGCAGTACACCGTATACACAAAGGACATGTTTTCAAGGAAGCGCTGTGGAAATGGTGTTGTTGAAGAAGGAGAAGAGTGTGACTGTGGATCTTTTCAGAATTGTTCAAAAGACGCCTGTTGTCTGACAAACTGCAGTCTGAGTTTTGGGTCTACTTGTGCTTTTGGGCTTTGTTGCAAGGACTGCAAGTTCTTACCATCAGGAGAAATATGTAGAAAGGAGGTCAATGAATGTGATCTTCCAGAGTGGTGCAATGGATCATCCCATATGTGCCCAGACGATGTATACGTAGAGGATGGAATTCCCTGTAATGACAACGCCTACTGCTATGAAAAGAGATGTAATGACCGCAACGCACAGTGTAGGCAGATTTTCGGCCAAAAGGCAAAAAATGCAAACGACAGTTGCTACAAACAAGTAAACACTCAAGGTGACCGTTTTGGTAACTGTGGAGTCGAAGGCCCTACATATCTAAAATGCAGTATGTTGGACAGCTTATGTGGGAGAATTCAGTGCGATAACGTGGCAGAAATTCCCCTTCTGACAGAGCATTCTACTGTGCATGGGACTCGCTTCAACAATGCCACCTGCTGGGGTACAGACTACCACATAGGGATGACCATACCTGATATTGGTGATGTGAAAGACGGCACAGAGTGTGGCCCAGAACATGTCTGCATCGGAAGGAAGTGTGTCCATCTCTCTCGCTTGGATAGTAATTGTTCACCTAAGTTCTGTAACATGAGGGGGATCTGCAACAATAAACATCACTGCCATTGCAACTATAAGTGGGACCCTCCCAACTGCCTAAAACAAGGCAATGGAGGTAGTGTTGACAGTGGCCCACCCCCTAAGAGAGAGAGGATAAAGAAGATTTACCTGGCCCTAACATGTCTTATTTTGTTGTTAATTCTATTATGCTGTCTTCTATTGCTCTGTATGAGGAAAAAAcgtaaggaaaaaaaggaagaaaaacccaAGCAAAAGACTCAGACTCGacataggaaataa